The region GGGATCCGTTTGGTCTGCCGGTTGCCGTAATCAACGGCTCCTCATCGGGGAAGACGCTCTATCTGCAGGCTGTCAGTGACGGTGACGAACTCAACGGACTCGGCGTTATCCAGCGCGTCGTGCCCCAACTCGACCCCGCCGACATCTCGGGGACGATTCTCATCGTCGGCATCGTCAACTACCACGCCTATCAGGTCGCCGAACATCGAAATCCGATCGACGACACGAAGATGAATCGCGCGTATCCGGGCAACGACTCGGGCACCTCGAGCGAGCGAATCGCTGCGGCGACGTTCGACGTGGCGACGCGTGCCGACCTCGTACTCGACCTCCATCAGGGCTCAACGAGTCGAATGCTCAACGAGGTTCGCGTCCGCTGTGGCAAGCGCCACCGACTCTACGAGGACTGTCTCGAACTCGCGAAAGCCTTCGGCTGTGGCTACGTACTGGACCAGAAAGGTCCCGACGGCCAACTCGCTCGAGCCGCCCCCGACGAGGGCATTCCGACTGTCGACCCCGAACTCGGCGGCTGCGTCGGCTGGGACGAGAAAAGTATCCAGAAGGGCGTCGACGGCGTGTTCAACGTGCTTCGGTACTACGATTTCCTCGAGGACGCTAACGACTTAGAGCGCCAGACGCGTGCGAACAGTTTTGAGCAGTACGGCTCGCCAAACGGCGGCCTCGTCGAAATGCACAAAGAACTCGGCGAGCGCGTCGCACACGGCGAATCACTCTTTGAAATTACGACGGCCTTCGGCGAGACGAAAGCGACGATCACAGCCGACAGCGACGGGATTCTCTGGCGAACCCGTCGGCTCCCACAGGTCGCAACCGGCGAGTACGTCTGCTCTGTCGGCACCGATATCGACTCCTACTAACATGGCGAGCGATCTCCACTGTCCTGCCTGCGACCGGACGTACACGGCTGGTCCCGACGAACCCTGGCGCTGTGTCTGTGGCTGTGCCCTCGAGTTCGTTGACCAGCCGCTGGCCGAAGGCAATCCGCTTCCCCTGTCGCAACTCGACACCACCGACGGCCTCTGGACGTTCTTCGAATTCCTACCGATTGAACCTCACGTCACCTTCCACGAGGGCTTTACGCCGCTGGTCGACGCCCCAGAATGGGACGCCCAGTTCAAACTCGAGTACGTCTTTCCAACAGGCTCGTTCAAAGACCGCGGTGCGACGACAACCCTTTCGCGAGCCGTTGAACTCGGCGTCGACACCATTCTCGAGGACTCCTCGGGCAACGCCGGCGCGGCGATTGCAACCTATGCAGCACAGGCGGATCTCGAGGCGGACATCTACGTGCCCGCCGACGTGAAACAGTCGAAGCTGATGACGATTCAGCGCGCCGACGCCCGCCCGGTCCGGATCAAGGGAACCCGCCAGGACGTGACGGACGCCTGTATCGACGCAGTTGAGTCGGGTGAGGGCTGGTACGCAAGCCACGCCTGGAACCCCGCGTTCTACGCGGGAACGATGACCATTGCGTTCGAAATTGCCGCCCAGCGCGGGTGGACCGTCCCCGATGCCGTCGTGCTTCCCATCGGTCACGGCACCTTGTTTCTCGGTGCCTACCGCGGCTTTTCCTTGCTCAACGAGGCCGGAATCGTCGATGGCATGCCACGACTGCTTGGCGCACAGACGACCGGCCACGCACCCATTGTCGAGGCGCTCGAGGATGCACGCGAAGCCGATGCGCCAGACGCGGACGAGCGCGAAGACGACGAACCCACCTCCAGTGAGATCGCCGACGGCATCCAGATTTCGATGCCAGCGCGCAAAGACGAGATCCTCGAGGCAATCGAGGCAACCGACGGCGACGCAATCGCACTCGGCGACGACCCAATCGAAGCGACACTCGACCGACTCCACCGGAAGGGATTCTACGTCGAACCGACAAGCGCGGTCGCGCCCGCCGCACTCGAGGTCTACCGCGTAGAGGGCATGATTGAAGAGTCAGATGACGTGGTCGTCCCGCTGACCGGCAGCGGATTGAAAACGCTTTGATACCCCCGGCCCAGAGAGGGGCGTAGAGACCGATGGTCAGCCGCCCACCCGATTACTGTCCGCAGTGTGGCGACGCACTCGAGCCAATCACAATCGAGGAACGCGAGCGCCAGCGCTGTCCGACCTGCGAGCGCGTGATCTGGCACAACCCAGTTCCCTGCACCGGCGTCGCCGTCGTCGACCGCAGCGGGCCGGACCCCTCCGTCCTCTGTGTCGAACGTGGCGTCCCACCTGGCGTCGGCGAATGGACCCTCCCCGGCGGCCACATGGAAGTTGGCGAAGAACCACACGTCGCCGCCGCGCGCGAACTCGAGGAGGAATCCGGTATCTCCGTCGACCCGACAGACCTCGAGATGCTGGATGCGACCGCGCTGGAACCGCACAACGGCAAGCACGTCGTGACGATGTACTACGTCGCAGACCGAACGGACGCAACGGGCGAGCCGAGCGCCGGCAGCGACGCGAACGCAGCACAGTTCTGGACGTTGAACGAGTTTGCGGCCTCGAGCGAGCGGTTCCGACCGGTACACGAGGATCGATTCCGAACAGCAGCCGCGTTTTTCACGAGCGATGCATAACCCGTCGTTCGTTATCGGAATCGCCGGCGGCACGGGAGCCGGGAAGACGACAGTGGCCCGCACCGTTGCCAACCACGTC is a window of Natronolimnobius sp. AArcel1 DNA encoding:
- a CDS encoding NUDIX hydrolase is translated as MVSRPPDYCPQCGDALEPITIEERERQRCPTCERVIWHNPVPCTGVAVVDRSGPDPSVLCVERGVPPGVGEWTLPGGHMEVGEEPHVAAARELEEESGISVDPTDLEMLDATALEPHNGKHVVTMYYVADRTDATGEPSAGSDANAAQFWTLNEFAASSERFRPVHEDRFRTAAAFFTSDA
- a CDS encoding pyridoxal-phosphate dependent enzyme encodes the protein MASDLHCPACDRTYTAGPDEPWRCVCGCALEFVDQPLAEGNPLPLSQLDTTDGLWTFFEFLPIEPHVTFHEGFTPLVDAPEWDAQFKLEYVFPTGSFKDRGATTTLSRAVELGVDTILEDSSGNAGAAIATYAAQADLEADIYVPADVKQSKLMTIQRADARPVRIKGTRQDVTDACIDAVESGEGWYASHAWNPAFYAGTMTIAFEIAAQRGWTVPDAVVLPIGHGTLFLGAYRGFSLLNEAGIVDGMPRLLGAQTTGHAPIVEALEDAREADAPDADEREDDEPTSSEIADGIQISMPARKDEILEAIEATDGDAIALGDDPIEATLDRLHRKGFYVEPTSAVAPAALEVYRVEGMIEESDDVVVPLTGSGLKTL
- a CDS encoding succinylglutamate desuccinylase/aspartoacylase family protein — translated: MTTTLGTASAAPGEVDTGRLEVGETRDGDPFGLPVAVINGSSSGKTLYLQAVSDGDELNGLGVIQRVVPQLDPADISGTILIVGIVNYHAYQVAEHRNPIDDTKMNRAYPGNDSGTSSERIAAATFDVATRADLVLDLHQGSTSRMLNEVRVRCGKRHRLYEDCLELAKAFGCGYVLDQKGPDGQLARAAPDEGIPTVDPELGGCVGWDEKSIQKGVDGVFNVLRYYDFLEDANDLERQTRANSFEQYGSPNGGLVEMHKELGERVAHGESLFEITTAFGETKATITADSDGILWRTRRLPQVATGEYVCSVGTDIDSY